Sequence from the Thermodesulfobacteriota bacterium genome:
CAATCCTGATTTGGTCAGGATATTAGAGCCCATTTTAGATAGCTACGGCGGCAAAGTTTCATTTGGCGGTGAAATTGTAACAGTTAAATGCTTCGAAGATAATTCAAGAGTAAAGGAGCTTGCAGCAACAAACGGCAGGGGAAAAGTGATGGTTGTAGACGGAGGAGGGTCACTTAAAAAAGCGCTTTTAGGTGATTTAATTGCACAAAGTGCAATGGAAAATGGCTGGGAAGGCTTTGTGA
This genomic interval carries:
- the rraA gene encoding ribonuclease E activity regulator RraA — translated: MNISTPDLCDSNPDLVRILEPILDSYGGKVSFGGEIVTVKCFEDNSRVKELAATNGRGKVMVVDGGGSLKKALLGDLIAQSAMENGWEGFVIYGCIRDVEPIGDMNIGVKALNSIPLKTQRKGVGDTNIDITFGGITMRSGEYIYADETGIIISSEPLINK